A single Dreissena polymorpha isolate Duluth1 chromosome 14, UMN_Dpol_1.0, whole genome shotgun sequence DNA region contains:
- the LOC127857171 gene encoding neo-calmodulin-like encodes MLSSSLCQKCLIQATNKKTPNQESPKRTIETDSFGAGIQGSFDTEIRELFRLFDTNNDRSISIQELGTAMRFLGMTPTDQQVADAMRELDANGNGRIEFQEFYSFMHAEMSKVSDESYTNREDIVRSAFRTFDRDGNGYIDEKEFRVAMKKLGETLTDKELDDMMRQADADGDGKINYEEFVKMWCEAT; translated from the exons ATGTTATCATCAAGTCTATGTCAAAAATGTTTAATACAGGCAACCAACAAGAAGACACCGAATCAAGAATCGCCGAAAAGGACAATAGAGACGG ACAGCTTTGGCGCGGGCATTCAAGGAAGTTTCGACACAG AAATCCGCGAGTTGTTCCGTCTGTTCGACACCAACAATGACCGCTCCATCTCCATTCAGGAGCTCGGCACGGCCATGAGGTTCCTTGGAATGACTCCCACTGATCAGCAGGTCGCCGATGCCATGCGGGAACTTGATGCCAATG GTAATGGGCGAATAGAGTTTCAAGAGTTTTATTCATTTATGCATGCGGAAATGTCAAAAGTCA GTGATGAGTCCTATACAAATAGGGAAGACATTGTCCGGTCTGCGTTTAGAACGTTTGATCGAGATGGAAACGGTTATATTGATGAGAAGGAATTTAG AGTGGCCATGAAAAAGCTGGGAGAGACTCTCACGGACAAGGAACTGGACGACATGATGAGACAGGCAGATGCGGATGGGGATGGCAAGATAAACTATGAAG aaTTTGTAAAGATGTGGTGTGAAGCGACATGA